A genomic segment from Nitrospira sp. encodes:
- a CDS encoding hemolysin hemolytic protein hlpA: protein MFADGAKDSPALKGVQAVRALVRAISGYRSVTVIERDTNLGLAQSIISGVTDLTVRYGHVIVLEDDVVPSSHFLRYMNTALDKYRNVPDVVSIHGYSYPVRGSLPETFFLRGADCWGWATWDRGWRIFEQDGAKLLARLSESGQTKTFDLDGTYPYTQMLADQVAGANDSWAIRWHAAAFLQGLLTLYPGSSQVQNIGTDGTGTHGAYANVFSHASWGRPIQVRDIPVEENPQARKAFMNFLGSAQASVPRKIWRRFQRMFRGRIGEV from the coding sequence GTGTTTGCTGATGGAGCAAAGGATTCGCCCGCGCTCAAAGGGGTTCAGGCGGTGAGGGCGTTGGTGCGAGCCATAAGCGGATACCGTTCGGTCACTGTCATCGAACGGGATACCAATCTTGGGCTCGCTCAGTCGATCATCAGTGGGGTGACCGATTTGACGGTACGGTACGGACACGTCATCGTCTTAGAAGACGACGTCGTCCCATCATCGCATTTTCTTCGTTATATGAACACGGCACTGGATAAATATCGGAATGTTCCGGACGTCGTCAGTATTCATGGCTATTCGTACCCTGTACGCGGTTCGTTGCCCGAGACATTTTTTCTGCGAGGAGCGGATTGCTGGGGCTGGGCGACGTGGGATCGCGGTTGGCGGATATTTGAACAGGATGGAGCGAAACTCCTGGCAAGGCTTTCTGAAAGCGGACAAACCAAGACATTCGATCTGGACGGCACGTATCCTTATACCCAAATGCTGGCGGATCAAGTGGCGGGGGCTAACGACTCGTGGGCTATTCGATGGCATGCGGCGGCGTTCCTGCAGGGCTTGCTCACGCTCTATCCCGGTTCATCTCAAGTGCAGAATATCGGCACCGACGGTACCGGGACCCACGGTGCCTACGCCAACGTATTTTCGCATGCCTCGTGGGGGAGGCCGATCCAGGTACGTGATATTCCCGTGGAAGAAAACCCGCAGGCTCGAAAAGCCTTTATGAATTTTCTTGGATCGGCGCAGGCTTCCGTCCCTCGGAAAATCTGGAGACGGTTTCAGCGGATGTTTCGCGGTCGCATCGGAGAGGTGTGA
- a CDS encoding UDP-glucose 4-epimerase: MRSGDFSGARVLITGGMGFVGSNLARELVRLGADVTVVDSLVPEYGGNLFNISGIERNIRVNISDVRDEYSFRHLIQGQDYLFNLAGQTSHLDSMENPYTDLEINCRAQLSILEVCRRYQPKIKIVFASTRQIYGKPDYLPVDEKHLLRPVDVNGINKMAGEWYHVLYNNVYDVRSCALRLTNTYGPRMRIKDARQTFLGVWIRSLVEGKPFEVWEGQQVRDFSFVSDVVDAMLLAAVSEEANGQVFNLGGEIAIALKDLGDLLVKVTGGGSYVLRSFPGERKRIDIGDYYANFDKIRAALGWEPKVSLEQGLRQTVEFYRAHLAHYL, from the coding sequence ATGAGATCTGGCGATTTCTCCGGTGCTCGGGTTCTCATTACAGGCGGCATGGGATTCGTAGGGTCAAACTTGGCCCGCGAGCTTGTCAGGTTGGGGGCCGATGTAACCGTGGTTGACAGTCTTGTTCCGGAATACGGCGGGAACCTTTTCAATATCAGCGGCATCGAACGAAACATTCGTGTCAACATTTCCGATGTTCGGGACGAATACAGCTTCCGTCATCTCATTCAAGGTCAGGATTATCTGTTCAATCTGGCGGGACAGACCAGTCATCTCGATTCCATGGAGAATCCCTACACGGACTTGGAGATCAACTGTCGCGCTCAGCTGTCGATCTTGGAGGTGTGCCGACGCTATCAACCGAAGATCAAGATCGTGTTTGCAAGCACCAGGCAGATCTATGGAAAACCGGACTATCTGCCGGTAGATGAGAAACACCTGCTTCGTCCCGTGGACGTCAACGGGATCAACAAGATGGCCGGAGAGTGGTATCACGTTCTCTATAACAATGTTTATGATGTTCGTTCCTGTGCGCTGAGGCTTACCAATACCTATGGACCGCGGATGCGGATCAAGGATGCGCGGCAGACTTTCTTGGGGGTGTGGATTCGGTCGCTTGTCGAGGGGAAACCTTTTGAAGTGTGGGAAGGGCAACAGGTACGGGATTTTTCGTTCGTGAGCGATGTCGTCGATGCGATGCTTCTGGCCGCGGTCAGTGAAGAGGCCAATGGGCAAGTGTTCAATTTGGGGGGAGAAATTGCCATTGCCCTCAAGGACCTCGGAGACTTACTTGTGAAAGTCACGGGGGGAGGAAGCTACGTCTTGCGTTCATTTCCGGGAGAACGAAAGCGAATTGACATTGGCGACTACTATGCCAATTTCGACAAAATTCGAGCCGCGCTTGGATGGGAGCCGAAGGTGTCATTGGAGCAGGGACTCCGTCAGACGGTCGAGTTCTATCGCGCTCATCTGGCTCACTATCTTTGA
- a CDS encoding Glycosyltransferase: MIASVRVAIVHDWLTGMRGGERCLEAFCELFPDADLYTLLHVKGSVSPAIERHRIRTSFVQSLPLAARWYRYYLPFFPAAIERFRLQSYDLVLSSSHCVAKGIHSPSRARHLCYIHSPMRYIWDQFENYSGQGRSGLVARFGMGLFRARLQSWDVATAARVDQFVANSQNIADKVRRYYDRPASVLHPPVDWGTFQASEKSEGFYLMVTAFAPYKRVDLAIQACNVMKRRLKIIGKGQEESRLRKLAGPTVEFLGWQPDEVVRDQYARCQALLFPGEEDFGIVPLEVMACGKPVIAFGRGGVLETVLPLEAATSTGRGIARVDHDGKGDRDRTATGIFFSEQSTESVVQAMELFERRQAEFDPHAIREHVARFDRPLFKERIKAFAMAALTSTAS; the protein is encoded by the coding sequence ATGATAGCTTCCGTTCGCGTCGCCATCGTTCACGACTGGCTCACGGGGATGCGGGGGGGCGAACGGTGCCTGGAAGCCTTTTGTGAATTGTTTCCGGACGCCGATCTCTATACCCTGCTTCACGTCAAGGGAAGTGTCTCGCCGGCGATCGAACGCCACCGCATCAGGACCAGTTTTGTCCAGTCCCTTCCTTTAGCCGCGCGCTGGTATCGATATTACCTCCCGTTTTTTCCCGCGGCGATTGAGCGGTTTCGGTTGCAGTCCTACGACCTGGTATTGAGTTCGAGCCATTGCGTGGCGAAGGGGATTCACTCGCCTTCGAGGGCGAGACATCTCTGCTACATCCATTCACCGATGCGCTACATTTGGGACCAGTTCGAGAATTATTCAGGACAGGGACGCTCCGGGTTGGTCGCACGGTTCGGTATGGGTCTGTTTCGTGCCCGCTTGCAATCCTGGGACGTGGCCACCGCCGCGCGAGTTGATCAGTTCGTGGCCAACTCCCAGAACATCGCCGACAAGGTGCGGCGCTATTACGACAGACCCGCCTCCGTCCTCCATCCCCCGGTCGATTGGGGAACGTTTCAGGCTTCTGAGAAATCCGAAGGTTTCTATCTCATGGTGACGGCCTTTGCCCCTTATAAGCGTGTTGATCTGGCCATTCAGGCGTGTAATGTTATGAAGCGACGGTTGAAGATTATCGGCAAGGGACAGGAAGAATCGAGATTACGAAAACTTGCCGGTCCGACTGTGGAGTTTCTCGGCTGGCAACCGGACGAAGTGGTGCGGGACCAGTATGCGCGCTGTCAAGCACTGCTCTTTCCAGGCGAGGAAGATTTTGGTATCGTCCCGCTGGAGGTCATGGCTTGCGGTAAACCGGTGATCGCGTTTGGGCGTGGCGGGGTCTTGGAAACCGTGCTCCCGCTGGAGGCGGCGACAAGCACCGGAAGGGGAATCGCGCGGGTGGATCACGACGGTAAGGGTGATCGAGACCGGACCGCCACGGGAATATTTTTCTCCGAGCAATCCACGGAGTCGGTCGTTCAGGCGATGGAGTTGTTTGAGCGCCGACAGGCCGAGTTCGATCCCCACGCCATCCGAGAGCACGTGGCCCGGTTCGACCGGCCGCTGTTCAAAGAACGAATCAAAGCCTTTGCGATGGCGGCCCTGACCAGCACCGCTTCGTAA
- a CDS encoding Undecaprenyl-phosphate galactosephosphotransferase: MLKRHSQFLKSLLFCIDLGLICACWIGAYYFRFSELGAPAPKGIPPLSMYLWLLLPIVVVWGISFQAFDLYRPRRMGTHLAEFLDLAKANTLSVLILVAVTFFLRQHEYSRLVLLYFWLLNLVTLGFSRVLFREALRFLRRRGYNQRHALIIGAGRLGRRVVDALAQHPELGVKVQGFLSSDPRGVGERIHDVPVLGRYDHLLEQVQSGIDIVFVCLPPEDEQWAEKMFAVLSTTMVEVKALPAICEFMSLRAEAEMFEGLPIITLQGTPLHGWNLVIKRVMDVVGASAALLLFAPVLCAVAALVKITSPGPIFFRQLRMGLDGLAFEMLKFRSMKVDAESETGPVWTQPNDDRRTPIGAFLRRTSLDELPQFWNVLRGEMSIVGPRPERPEFIARFRETLPQYMLRHKMKAGITGWAQVNGWRGNTSLEKRIEHDLYYIEHWSIWFDLKIMWLTLWRGFIHRHAY; this comes from the coding sequence ATGCTCAAACGCCACTCTCAATTTCTCAAGAGTCTGCTCTTCTGCATCGATCTGGGATTGATTTGCGCCTGCTGGATCGGTGCCTACTACTTTCGTTTCTCGGAACTGGGCGCTCCGGCACCCAAAGGCATTCCACCCCTTTCCATGTATCTGTGGTTACTCCTGCCGATCGTGGTGGTGTGGGGAATCTCATTCCAAGCCTTCGACCTCTACCGACCGCGGCGGATGGGCACACATCTGGCTGAATTCCTCGATCTGGCGAAGGCCAATACCCTGTCGGTGTTGATTCTCGTCGCGGTGACGTTTTTTTTGCGGCAACACGAATATTCCCGTCTGGTATTGCTGTATTTCTGGTTGCTGAACCTCGTCACCTTGGGATTTTCGCGAGTGTTGTTCAGAGAGGCGCTCCGATTCCTTCGCCGGCGTGGGTACAACCAACGGCATGCACTGATCATCGGTGCCGGCCGCTTGGGACGCCGGGTGGTGGACGCGCTGGCGCAGCATCCGGAGCTGGGAGTCAAGGTGCAGGGTTTCTTGAGTTCGGACCCGCGTGGGGTCGGCGAGCGCATTCACGATGTACCGGTCCTCGGGAGGTATGATCACCTCCTGGAGCAGGTGCAGTCGGGAATCGATATCGTGTTTGTCTGTTTGCCCCCGGAAGATGAGCAGTGGGCGGAGAAAATGTTCGCGGTCTTGTCCACCACCATGGTCGAGGTGAAGGCCTTGCCGGCGATTTGTGAATTCATGAGTTTGCGCGCTGAAGCTGAAATGTTCGAGGGCCTTCCGATCATCACGCTGCAGGGGACACCGCTTCATGGATGGAATTTAGTGATCAAGCGCGTCATGGATGTGGTCGGCGCTTCTGCCGCACTCCTGTTGTTTGCGCCGGTGTTGTGCGCCGTGGCTGCCTTGGTAAAAATAACTTCCCCCGGCCCCATCTTTTTTCGCCAACTCCGCATGGGGTTGGATGGGCTGGCGTTTGAAATGTTGAAGTTCCGTTCCATGAAGGTCGATGCGGAATCGGAAACTGGTCCGGTCTGGACGCAGCCCAACGACGATCGGCGGACCCCCATAGGCGCGTTCTTGCGGCGCACGAGTCTTGATGAGTTGCCTCAGTTCTGGAACGTGTTGCGAGGGGAGATGAGCATCGTAGGACCCAGGCCCGAGCGGCCCGAATTCATTGCCCGCTTTCGCGAGACCTTACCGCAATACATGCTTCGTCATAAGATGAAGGCCGGAATCACCGGGTGGGCGCAAGTCAACGGCTGGCGCGGCAATACCTCGCTGGAAAAACGGATCGAGCACGACTTGTATTACATCGAACATTGGTCGATCTGGTTCGACCTCAAAATCATGTGGCTCACCTTGTGGAGAGGGTTCATCCATCGGCACGCCTATTGA
- a CDS encoding 3-deoxy-D-manno-octulosonate 8-phosphate phosphatase → MPNTGRRKKTPSVSRLSVQGILRRIRLFATDVDGVLTDAGMYYSESGDEWKKFNTRDGMGIKLLQKAGILTAVITQESTKIVMRRAQKLAIPEVHQGVFDKLALLKELIMRHGLTMEQVAYIGDDVNDIETLGVVGFSAAPADGMPLVLKTVRYTCKKKGGEGAVREVADLILAAQKPR, encoded by the coding sequence ATGCCCAACACCGGTCGTCGAAAAAAAACACCATCCGTTTCTCGCTTGTCCGTGCAAGGGATCCTGCGTCGTATTCGACTGTTCGCGACGGATGTCGATGGGGTTTTGACGGACGCGGGCATGTATTATTCCGAATCCGGCGACGAATGGAAAAAATTCAACACCCGCGACGGGATGGGAATCAAGCTCCTGCAAAAAGCCGGCATTCTCACCGCCGTCATCACGCAGGAGTCGACGAAAATCGTGATGCGCCGGGCTCAAAAACTGGCGATTCCCGAAGTGCACCAGGGGGTGTTCGATAAATTGGCGCTGTTGAAAGAGCTCATCATGCGACACGGCCTCACGATGGAGCAGGTGGCCTACATCGGGGACGACGTCAACGATATTGAAACCCTCGGGGTGGTCGGATTTTCGGCGGCTCCGGCCGACGGGATGCCGCTTGTGCTGAAGACCGTTCGATACACATGCAAGAAAAAGGGCGGAGAGGGCGCCGTGCGGGAAGTGGCGGACCTCATTTTGGCGGCTCAGAAGCCGCGGTGA
- a CDS encoding Mannose-1-phosphate guanylyltransferase / Mannose-6-phosphate isomerase: protein MKERLYPVILAGGSGTRFWPLSRHLYPKQLLRIIGDETLIQQTMRRVLSCAKPDQVLISTNPGQADSIRVQLGEWKSDLKDNYVVEPVGRNTAPAIALAAMEIVRRDPEAMMLVLPADHVVTGKKAFQAAVALAAQLADKGHLVTFGITPTRPETGYGYIQPNRRTVLAKKGRLTGYPVARFVEKPNRTKAAQYLNNGNYFWNSGMFLWKTATILEEIRRHQPQLAKAAQKVHALMASGAESRLIEEAYKKVPSISIDNGVMELSANAAMIPVSFGWSDVGNWSSLEEVAPRDKAGNVVSGRVIDLDSTNSVLYADRRVVATIGLTNMVVVDTPDATLICPKSRSQDVKQMVEILKRQGAPEHLEHLTVFRPWGSYTVLEEGPGYKVKRVTVNPGGRLSLQLHHKRSEHWVVIAGIARVTRGEELLDLQVGQSTAIPVETPHRLENPGTETLHIIEVQNGPYLGEDDIVRFHDDYGRTPR, encoded by the coding sequence ATGAAGGAACGACTTTATCCGGTGATCTTGGCCGGAGGCAGCGGGACTCGGTTCTGGCCTTTGAGTCGCCATCTCTATCCGAAGCAGCTGCTGCGGATCATTGGCGATGAGACGCTCATTCAGCAGACGATGCGGAGAGTGCTCTCCTGTGCCAAGCCCGACCAGGTCCTCATTTCCACCAATCCGGGCCAAGCGGATTCGATTCGCGTGCAATTGGGGGAGTGGAAGTCCGATCTGAAAGACAACTATGTGGTCGAACCCGTCGGACGAAACACGGCTCCAGCCATTGCTTTGGCTGCAATGGAGATCGTTCGGCGCGATCCTGAAGCGATGATGCTGGTCTTGCCGGCGGACCATGTGGTGACGGGCAAGAAGGCCTTCCAGGCGGCGGTGGCGCTGGCTGCTCAACTAGCCGACAAGGGCCATCTGGTCACGTTCGGGATCACACCCACCAGGCCTGAGACGGGGTATGGCTACATACAACCGAATCGACGAACCGTTTTGGCCAAGAAGGGGCGCTTGACCGGCTATCCGGTCGCACGATTCGTCGAGAAGCCGAACCGGACCAAGGCGGCACAATATCTAAACAACGGCAACTATTTTTGGAACAGCGGTATGTTTCTCTGGAAGACCGCCACCATTCTGGAGGAAATCCGGCGGCATCAGCCGCAGCTTGCCAAGGCCGCGCAGAAGGTCCATGCCCTCATGGCATCGGGCGCTGAGTCGCGTCTGATCGAGGAGGCCTACAAAAAGGTTCCCTCGATATCGATCGATAACGGGGTCATGGAGTTGTCGGCCAATGCGGCGATGATTCCCGTCTCGTTCGGCTGGTCGGATGTGGGGAATTGGAGCAGTCTCGAAGAAGTCGCCCCACGCGATAAAGCCGGCAACGTGGTAAGCGGACGGGTCATCGACCTGGACAGTACCAATTCTGTTCTTTACGCCGACCGTCGGGTCGTGGCCACGATCGGGCTCACGAATATGGTGGTGGTAGACACGCCGGATGCCACGTTGATCTGTCCGAAATCACGCTCGCAGGACGTGAAACAGATGGTCGAGATTCTGAAGCGGCAAGGTGCCCCCGAACATTTGGAGCACCTCACGGTGTTCAGGCCTTGGGGATCCTATACGGTGCTCGAAGAGGGGCCCGGATATAAGGTCAAACGCGTGACGGTGAACCCCGGCGGGCGACTGTCGTTGCAACTCCATCATAAACGCAGCGAGCACTGGGTCGTGATTGCCGGGATTGCGCGGGTCACCAGGGGAGAAGAGTTGCTGGACCTGCAGGTCGGGCAGAGCACGGCGATTCCGGTGGAAACGCCGCACCGTCTTGAAAACCCCGGCACCGAGACCCTGCATATCATCGAAGTGCAGAACGGGCCCTATTTAGGTGAAGACGACATCGTGCGGTTCCACGACGATTATGGACGAACGCCCCGATGA
- a CDS encoding bifunctional phosphoglucomutase/phosphomannomutase, whose translation MALFREYDLRGIVGEELTEEIAEQVGRAYATMVQGQGVSRISLGRDGRLSSPGLQQALLRGLLAGGLDVVDLGLCASPLLYFSLFHLPVQGGIMITGSHNAAEYNGFKICIGKEAIHGEDIQRLRQVMETGRFVSGSGQLSAHAIIPDYLQYLKNDFADVKADHLHVVIDCGNGAASLVAKQALEQMGCRVTGLYDELDGRFPNHHPDPTVVDNLQDLIAAVKEEKADVGIGYDGDADRIGAIDEQGQILWGDRLMVLYARDILAQRPGTTFISEVKASQCLYDDIADKGGRPIMWKTGHSLMKAKLKEESAVLAGEMSGHMFFADRYFGFDDAVYASCRLVEILAKTKQAVSSLVADLPQTTVTPEIRVDCPDTLKFQLVDQVRTQLTAYLDGGRPVGASNLHLRNLVTIDGVRAIFDDGWGLIRASNTQPALVLRFEAPSQARLDMIRATIETELAQARRVLSM comes from the coding sequence ATGGCGCTGTTTCGCGAATATGATCTCAGAGGCATTGTCGGGGAGGAACTGACGGAGGAGATTGCCGAACAGGTGGGGCGCGCCTATGCCACCATGGTGCAGGGACAGGGGGTCTCACGGATCAGTCTTGGGCGAGACGGGCGGCTGAGCTCGCCCGGGTTGCAGCAGGCGTTGCTCCGCGGCCTGTTGGCCGGTGGACTGGACGTGGTGGATCTGGGACTCTGTGCCTCGCCGCTCCTATATTTTTCGTTGTTTCACCTGCCGGTTCAGGGCGGGATCATGATTACGGGCAGCCATAATGCTGCCGAATACAACGGATTCAAAATCTGCATCGGCAAGGAAGCCATCCACGGCGAAGACATTCAACGGTTGCGACAGGTCATGGAAACCGGCCGGTTCGTTTCGGGCTCCGGGCAACTCTCCGCCCACGCGATCATTCCGGATTATTTGCAGTATCTCAAGAATGACTTTGCCGATGTGAAGGCGGACCATCTGCATGTGGTGATCGACTGCGGTAACGGTGCGGCGTCGTTGGTGGCCAAACAGGCTCTGGAGCAAATGGGTTGTCGCGTCACCGGACTCTACGACGAATTGGACGGGCGATTTCCCAATCACCATCCCGATCCTACGGTCGTGGACAATCTGCAGGACTTGATCGCGGCCGTGAAGGAAGAAAAGGCGGATGTCGGCATCGGCTACGACGGGGATGCCGACCGCATCGGCGCGATCGATGAGCAGGGACAGATTCTATGGGGCGATCGCCTGATGGTGCTTTATGCCAGGGACATCCTGGCACAGAGGCCCGGTACGACCTTTATTTCCGAGGTCAAGGCTTCGCAATGCCTGTACGACGATATCGCCGACAAGGGCGGGCGCCCGATCATGTGGAAGACCGGCCACTCCCTGATGAAGGCAAAACTGAAAGAGGAGTCGGCTGTTCTGGCAGGCGAAATGTCTGGCCATATGTTTTTCGCCGACCGCTATTTCGGCTTCGATGACGCCGTCTATGCTTCCTGCCGGCTGGTTGAAATCCTGGCCAAGACGAAACAGGCGGTGTCGAGTCTGGTGGCCGATCTTCCGCAGACGACTGTGACCCCGGAAATTCGTGTCGATTGTCCCGATACGTTGAAGTTTCAACTGGTCGATCAGGTGCGGACGCAATTGACGGCCTATCTGGATGGCGGGCGGCCCGTGGGCGCCTCCAACCTTCACCTGCGAAATCTGGTGACGATCGATGGAGTGCGTGCGATTTTCGACGATGGCTGGGGTCTCATTCGAGCGTCGAATACCCAACCGGCGCTGGTGCTGCGGTT